A section of the Labrus mixtus chromosome 15, fLabMix1.1, whole genome shotgun sequence genome encodes:
- the pkig gene encoding cAMP-dependent protein kinase inhibitor gamma isoform X3 translates to MMDVETSYSDFINCDRTGRRNAVPDIGGEGEGEGGASTSELTKDLAEMDLKAAGGDPGASPAPEAEGSTSQDAQGGGGPS, encoded by the exons ATGATGGACGTGGAGACGTCGTACTCGGACTTCATCAACTGTGATCGCACCGGCCGCAGGAACGCAGTGCCCGACATCGGTggcgagggagagggagagggaggggccaGCACCAGTGAGCTCACCAAAGACCTGGCAGAGATGGACCTGAAGGCCGCAG GAGGAGACCCGGGGGCCTCCCCAGCTCCAGAGGCCGAGGGCTCCACCAGCCAAGACGCCCAGGGAGGCGGAGGCCCTTCTTAA
- the pkig gene encoding cAMP-dependent protein kinase inhibitor gamma isoform X1 gives MANSRALLTFFLSFFLFFDLDSCLCSQASFSPAFHIDQCSFQSPLPPFFPSSSLAVCNESAGHGQMMDVETSYSDFINCDRTGRRNAVPDIGGEGEGEGGASTSELTKDLAEMDLKAAGGDPGASPAPEAEGSTSQDAQGGGGPS, from the exons ATGGCTAACAGCAGAGCTCTgcttactttctttctttctttctttcttttttttgatctGGACTCTTGCTTGTGCTCTCAGgcttctttctctcctgcttTCCATATTGATCAGTGCTCCTTTCAATCACCCCTGcctccttttttcccctcctcatcCCTTGCTGT GTGTAATGAGAGCGCTGGTCATGGACAGATGATGGACGTGGAGACGTCGTACTCGGACTTCATCAACTGTGATCGCACCGGCCGCAGGAACGCAGTGCCCGACATCGGTggcgagggagagggagagggaggggccaGCACCAGTGAGCTCACCAAAGACCTGGCAGAGATGGACCTGAAGGCCGCAG GAGGAGACCCGGGGGCCTCCCCAGCTCCAGAGGCCGAGGGCTCCACCAGCCAAGACGCCCAGGGAGGCGGAGGCCCTTCTTAA